In Rosa chinensis cultivar Old Blush chromosome 1, RchiOBHm-V2, whole genome shotgun sequence, a genomic segment contains:
- the LOC112182182 gene encoding AT-rich interactive domain-containing protein 5-like, with protein sequence MQGWHSQCLFGNGEEKHLSTMPKSDKQLKSSGLLKRKKLSPGDCAAQITDMKATKPRLDMKVFDIGQPADWVKINVKRFSDCFEVCALVPGLLREELS encoded by the exons ATGCAGGGTTGGCACTCTCAATGCCTTTTTGGAAATGGCGAG GAGAAGCATTTGAGTACTATGCCAAAAAGCGACAAGCAGCTCAAGAGCTCTG GTTTGTTAAAGCGGAAAAAGCTATCTCCTGGGGATTGTGCTGCCCAGATTACTGACATGAAAGCGACAAAGCCACG gTTAGATATGAAGGTATTCGATATTGGACAGCCAGCAGATTGGGTGAAAATTAACGTGAAACGATTT AGCGACTGCTTTGAGGTATGTGCCCTAGTTCCTGGACTTCTGCGTGAGGAGCTTAGCTAG